The DNA region GCACGAGGCGGCGGGCGTCGTCGAGGCGGTGGGTGAGGGCATCTCCGACGTGGCACCGGGTGACTTCGTCGTGCTCAACTGGCGCGCCGTCTGCGGGCAGTGCAGGGCCTGCCGCAAGGGCAAGCCGTGGTACTGCTTCGCCACCCACAACGCCACGCAGAAGATGTCGCTGGCTGACGGCACCGAGCTGAGCCCGGCGCTCGGCATCGGCGCGTTCCTGGAGAAGACGCTGGTGGCAGCCGGGCAGTGCACCAAGGTCGACCCGGAGGCCCCGGCGGCAGCGGCGGGCCTGCTCGGCTGCGGCGTCATGGCGGGCTTCGGCGCGGCGGTCAACACCGGCAACGTGGGCCGTGGCGACAGCGTCGCCGTCATCGGCTGCGGTGGCGTCGGCAACGCGGCGATCGCGGGATCCCGGATCGCGGGCGCCACGACGGTGGTCGCGGTCGACGTCGACGACCGCAAGCTCCAGTGGGCCCGTCGGTTCGGCGCCACGCACACGGTCAACAGCAGGACCGAGGACGCCGTCGAGCGGATCCGCGAGCTCACCGGTGGCTTCGGTGCCGATGTCGTGATCGAGGCTGTGGGGCGCCCGGAGACCTACGAGCAGGCCTTCTACGC from Actinomycetes bacterium includes:
- a CDS encoding S-(hydroxymethyl)mycothiol dehydrogenase, which encodes MPHEVQGVVAMANGRPVSLETVLVPDPGPGEALVQVQACGVCHTDLHYRDGGINDDFPFLLGHEAAGVVEAVGEGISDVAPGDFVVLNWRAVCGQCRACRKGKPWYCFATHNATQKMSLADGTELSPALGIGAFLEKTLVAAGQCTKVDPEAPAAAAGLLGCGVMAGFGAAVNTGNVGRGDSVAVIGCGGVGNAAIAGSRIAGATTVVAVDVDDRKLQWARRFGATHTVNSRTEDAVERIRELTGGFGADVVIEAVGRPETYEQAFYARDLAGTVVLVGVPTPDLRIELPMIEVFGRGGALKSSWYGDCLPSRDFPMLVDLYRQGRFDLDGFVSETIRLGDVEAAFEKMQRGEVLRSVVVL